Proteins encoded in a region of the Mixophyes fleayi isolate aMixFle1 chromosome 5, aMixFle1.hap1, whole genome shotgun sequence genome:
- the PPP1R17 gene encoding protein phosphatase 1 regulatory subunit 17: MSTGFVSPLDLSEDILDKREQHCKLLDNLSEQLMRNCDIQIKTRKGKTASVSQNSEMDPKHPRRKDTPALNKPPFVQDFSELLLKKFDEVDKQQKNKQTPSVLNKEPDLRKPRRINTPALHTSPLPPGVNLLKEDRRTIIVESEENDG, encoded by the exons ATGTCAACAGGATTTGTGTCGCCACTAGACCTCTCAGAAGACATATTGGACAAGCGTGAACAACACTGTAAGCTTTTAG ATAACCTTTCTGAACAACTGATGAGGAATTGTGATAtccaaataaaaacaagaaaaggaAAAACTGCATCAGTTTCCCAAAACAGTGAAATGGACCCAAAACATCCACGGAGAAAAGATACACCAGCCCTAAACAAGCCACCATTTGTTCAAG ATTTTTCAGAGCTATTATTGAAAAAGTTTGATGAAGTTGACAAACAGCAGAAGAATAAGCAAACTCCGTCTGTCCTTAATAAAGAGCCGGACTTGAGGAAACCTAGAAGAATAAATACACCTGCACTACACACATCACCACTCCCTCCAG GAGTCAATCTGCTGAAGGAAGACAGGAGAACTATTATTGTGGAGAGCGAAGAAAATGATGGCTAG